From Sporosarcina sp. Te-1, the proteins below share one genomic window:
- a CDS encoding TetR/AcrR family transcriptional regulator: protein MDRRQEILEAAAKSFSLFGYKATTMDQVAKIANVGKGTIYTFFTNKEELFNAIVLKMIEEMRAASDSVAVEGGTFERNVHARLMQLLKFRKTHQLYAKLIDEEKELRTPAVTEVLAQIEREIVSYVKLKIERAVSRGELKPCNSELIAYLLFKSYLALIVDWEKTHDTELTEEQIATLLSDTIFKSLLR, encoded by the coding sequence GTGGATCGCAGACAGGAAATTTTGGAGGCAGCTGCTAAATCGTTTTCCTTGTTTGGTTACAAAGCTACGACAATGGATCAAGTTGCAAAAATTGCAAACGTAGGGAAAGGGACCATTTATACCTTCTTTACGAATAAAGAAGAATTGTTCAATGCCATTGTACTAAAAATGATCGAGGAAATGCGAGCGGCATCGGATTCAGTTGCTGTAGAGGGTGGCACATTTGAACGGAATGTCCATGCCCGGCTTATGCAATTGCTCAAATTCCGAAAAACGCATCAGCTCTATGCCAAACTGATCGACGAGGAAAAAGAACTTCGGACCCCTGCTGTTACAGAGGTACTGGCTCAAATTGAAAGAGAGATTGTCTCTTATGTAAAGTTGAAAATCGAACGCGCAGTCAGCAGAGGTGAGTTAAAGCCGTGTAATTCCGAATTGATCGCATATCTTCTGTTCAAATCTTATCTAGCTCTTATTGTAGATTGGGAAAAAACGCATGACACGGAATTGACGGAAGAACAAATCGCCACATTGCTGAGCGATACGATTTTCAAGAGTCTCCTGCGATGA